A window from Primulina eburnea isolate SZY01 chromosome 2, ASM2296580v1, whole genome shotgun sequence encodes these proteins:
- the LOC140817866 gene encoding uncharacterized protein isoform X2: MAEVLVDSKMEHVACQEMDVCNDFELGTSTGRDERNVFVNITITDCSVAGETKQISNNTELLQSSVMINDRDVAVLAKSKPCSETQVQGAIGCTGVPISSLPEPCYEHQSIEGSDCVKSPIEEALNGEIPVPDEVLNDSEMEPGAENHAIGVLDSGDLEHCCVTVEVKEAANDSMSNHCPCDKAEETSNDDVYSEVLNPNPSLKHLTSSVTSSSQPLDVLAIDPGGCGEMTSACSQTSSDDGNSCKEKHAQNYTSESVSTSCVAIEIPKNTVTTVIRKLTFKFSKHKEDYDSKISFPANPHKRSWNTHESINGNEYADTPDPLSCAPNREMKMSKKIIPENYPTNVKKLLSTKILEGARVKYLSISGKKEIPGIIKDCGYLCGCCLCNFSKVVSAYEFELHAGTKTRHPNNRIYLENGKPIYSIIEELRTASLTSLDDVLKAVAGSSVNVEYFQVWKANLQYANTVSCGDCPYLSEPFYQNGFINSRSIEDGPCSDSGNFHHEVPVNQQSYTEAPVEQKRQIKKPRNNQSFSVWEKKKATRGGSKKRDNDLHKLLFMPNGLPDGTELAYYAKGKRILGGYKQGNGIICSCCNTELSPSQFEAHAGWSAKRQPYRHIYTSSGLTLHDIALMLANGQSLVTSGSDDMCAVCGDGDKLIICNECPRAFHAACLGLHSLPGDDWHCNYCIHKVGPGSKTSRESKPIILRLTRVVKAPEFETGGCVVCRSQDFSAVEFDDLTVILCDQCEKEYHVGCLRERGMCDLKELPKGKWFCCDDCDKIFSTLQLLTSSRAEVIPTSVSAAIFRKHAAVGPDNIALQWHILSGKSRQPEHLLLLSQAAAIFRECFDPIVAKSGRDLIPVMVYGRNIAGQEFSGMYCVVLIVNSVVISAALLRIFGREAAELPLVATSKNNQGKAMFDVKNDHY, encoded by the exons ATGGCTGAAGTTCTTGTTGATTCTAAAATGGAACATGTTGCATGCCAAGAGATGGACGTTTGCAATGATTTTGAGCTAGGAACATCTACTGGGAGGGATGAAAGGAACGTGTTTGTGAATATAACTATAACAGACTGTTCTGTTGCTGGTGAGACAAAACAAATATCAAATAACACTGAATTGTTGCAGTCTTCAGTAATGATTAATGATAGGGATGTTGCAGTTTTGGCCAAATCTAAACCTTGTTCTGAAACACAAGTGCAGGGAGCTATCGGCTGCACTGGTGTTCCGATTAGTAGTCTGCCGGAGCCATGTTATGAACATCAAAGTATTGAAGGGTCTGATTGCGTGAAAAGTCCAATTGAAGAAGCTTTGAATGGTGAAATACCGGTCCCTGATGAAGTATTGAATGACAGTGAAATGGAGCCCGGTGCTGAGAATCATGCGATTGGAGTACTGGACAGTGGCGACTTGGAGCACTGTTGTGTGACCGTTGAGGTGAAAGAAGCAGCTAATGACTCCATGTCAAATCATTGCCCCTGTGATAAAGCGGAAGAAACCTCCAATGATGATGTATATTCTGAGGTTTTGAATCCAAATCCCTCCCTGAAGCACTTGACTTCGAGTGTAACCTCAAGCAGCCAACCGCTTGATGTACTTGCTATTGATCCTGGTGGTTGTGGAGAGATGACATCTGCTTGTTCCCAAACTTCAAGTGATGATGGAAACTCTTGCAAGGAAAAGCATGCCCAGAATTACACATCGGAATCAGTTTCCACATCTTGTGTTGCGATTGAGATTCCCAAAAATACTGTCACAACTGTTATTAGAAAGCTCACATTCAAGTTTAGCAAACATAAGGAAGATTATGATAGTAAAATATCTTTTCCTGCCAACCCTCACAAGCGGTCATGGAATACTCATGAATCGATAAACGGGAATGAATACGCAGACACACCCGATCCATTGTCATGTGCCCCAAACAGGGAAATGAAGATGTCTAAAAAAATAATCCCAGAAAATTACCCAACAAATGTTAAAAAGCTTTTGTCTACTAAAATTCTGGAAGGAGCCAGGGTGAAGTATTTGTCCATATCCGGGAAG AAAGAGATTCCTGGTATAATTAAAGACTGTGGGTACTTATGTGGTTGTTGTCTTTGCAATTTTTCCAAA GTGGTTAGTgcctatgagtttgaacttcatgCTGGCACCAAGACTCGACACCCCAATAATCGGATTTATTTGGAGAATGGGAAGCCTATTTATAGCATAATTGAGGAGCTGAGAACCGCCTCTCTTACTTCACTAGACGATGTGCTAAAGGCGGTGGCTGGTTCTTCTGTCAATGTGGAGTACTTCCAGGTCTGGAAAG CAAATCTCCAATATGCAAATACAGTATCTTGTGGAGATTGTCCTTATCTGAGCGAGCCTTTTTACCAGAATGGCTTCATCAATAG TCGGTCAATTGAAGATGGGCCCTGTTCTGATTCAGGCAATTTCCATCATGAAGTTCCCGTCAATCAGCAAAGCTACACAGAGGCACCAGTGGAGCAGAAACGCCAGATTAAAAA ACCAAGAAACAATCAATCTTTCTCAGTTTGGGAAAAGAAGAAAGCCACCAGAGGTGGCTCTAAAAAAAG GGACAATGATTTACATAAATTACTTTTCATGCCTAATGGACTGCCTGATGGGACTGAGTTGGCTTATTATGCTAAAGGAAAG CGCATTCTCGGGGGCTACAAGCAGGGGAATGGTATCATCTGTAGTTGTTGCAACACAGAG CTCAGTCCTTCCCAGTTTGAGGCTCATGCTGGATGGTCTGCGAAACGTCAACC CTATCGTCATATTTACACATCCAGTGGCTTGACACTTCATGATATTGCCTTAATGTTGGCAAATGGCCAAAGCCTTGTCACCAGTGGCAGTGATGATATGTGTGCTGTATGTGGAGATGGTGACAAACTTATTATATGCAATGAATGTCCTCGAGCCTTTCACGCTG CTTGTTTGGGTTTGCATTCCCTTCCTGGCGATGACTGGCACTGTAATTACTGTATTCACAAAGTTGGCCCTGGTAGCAAAACTTCTAGGGAGTCGAAACCTATTATCCTCCGGCTAACAAGAGTCGTCAAAGCACCGGAATTCGAGACTGGTGGTTGTGTTGTCTGCAG GTCCCAGGACTTCAGTGCTGTTGAGTTTGATGATCTGACAGTCATCCTTTGTGATCAA TGCGAGAAGGAATACCATGTTGGTTGTCTCCGTGAGCGTGGAATGTGTGATCTGAAA GAACTACCAAAGGGTAAATGGTTTTGTTGTGATGATTGTGACAAGATCTTTAGCACCCTTCAGTTGCTGACTTCCAGCAGAGCTGAAGTAATACCAACATCGGTGTCTGCTGCAATATTTAGAAAGCATGCGGCTGTAGGCCCAGACAATATTGCATTGCAATGGCACATTTTGAGTGGAAAAAGTCGCCAACCTGAGCATTTGTTGCTGCTTTCCCAAGCTGCAGCTATCTTTCGT GAATGCTTTGATCCCATTGTTGCCAAATCTGGTCGTGATCTCATCCCTGTCATGGTCTACGG GAGGAATATAGCTGGCCAAGAATTTAGTGGAATGTATTGTGTGGTTTTAATTGTGAA TTCTGTTGTCATATCTGCTGCTCTTCTCAGAATATTTGGACGAGAAGCTGCGGAACTGCCTTTAGTGGCTACCAGTAAAAACAATCAAGGAAAG GCCATGTTTGATGTGAAGAATGACCATTATTGA
- the LOC140817841 gene encoding soluble inorganic pyrophosphatase 4-like isoform X3 has protein sequence MAPPIEKSIKSDTQKLSRSPLNERILSSISRKAVAAHPWHDLEIGPGAPIVFNCVVEISKGSKVKYELDKNTGLIKVDRVLYSSVVYPHNYGFIPRTLCEDNDPMDVLVIMQEPVLPGCFLRAKAIGLMPMIDQGEKDDKIIAVCADDPEYRHYTDIKELPPHRLAEIRRFFEDYKKNENKDVAVDEFLPASNAYEAIQGSMDLYAEYIVENLRR, from the exons ATGGCTCCACCTATTGAGAAGTCAATCAAATCTGATACTCAAAAATTATCACGTTCACCTCTTAATGAAAGAATTCTGTCTTCCATATCGAGGAAAGCTGTGGCTGCTCATCCTTGGCATGATCTTGAGATAG GACCTGGAGCACCAATTGTTTTCAATTGT GTGGTTGAGATAAGTAAGGGTAGTAAGGTGAAGTATGAACTCGACAAGAACACAGGTCTTATCAAG GTTGATCGTGTTCTTTACTCATCAGTTGTGTATCCCCATAACTATGGCTTTATCCCCCGCACTCTTTGTGAAGATAATGACCCGATGGATGTTTTGGTCATAATGCAG GAACCAGTTCTTCCAGGGTGCTTTCTCAGGGCAAAAGCAATAGGTCTTATGCCCATGATTGATCAG GGGGAGAAAGATGATAAGATAATTGCTGTCTGTGCTGATGATCCTGAATATCGGCATTACACAGACATCAAAGAACTTCCACCACATCGCTTAGCTGAGATCCGCCGTTTTTTTGAGGATT ACAAGAAGAACGAGAACAAGGATGTTGCAGTCGATGAATTTCTTCCAGCCTCAAATGCTTACGAAGCTATCCAGGGTTCCAT GGACTTATACGCAGAGTATATCGTGGAGAACCTACGACGGTAA
- the LOC140817866 gene encoding uncharacterized protein isoform X1: MAEVLVDSKMEHVACQEMDVCNDFELGTSTGRDERNVFVNITITDCSVAGETKQISNNTELLQSSVMINDRDVAVLAKSKPCSETQVQGAIGCTGVPISSLPEPCYEHQSIEGSDCVKSPIEEALNGEIPVPDEVLNDSEMEPGAENHAIGVLDSGDLEHCCVTVEVKEAANDSMSNHCPCDKAEETSNDDVYSEVLNPNPSLKHLTSSVTSSSQPLDVLAIDPGGCGEMTSACSQTSSDDGNSCKEKHAQNYTSESVSTSCVAIEIPKNTVTTVIRKLTFKFSKHKEDYDSKISFPANPHKRSWNTHESINGNEYADTPDPLSCAPNREMKMSKKIIPENYPTNVKKLLSTKILEGARVKYLSISGKKEIPGIIKDCGYLCGCCLCNFSKVVSAYEFELHAGTKTRHPNNRIYLENGKPIYSIIEELRTASLTSLDDVLKAVAGSSVNVEYFQVWKANLQYANTVSCGDCPYLSEPFYQNGFINSRSIEDGPCSDSGNFHHEVPVNQQSYTEAPVEQKRQIKKPRNNQSFSVWEKKKATRGGSKKRDNDLHKLLFMPNGLPDGTELAYYAKGKRILGGYKQGNGIICSCCNTELSPSQFEAHAGWSAKRQPYRHIYTSSGLTLHDIALMLANGQSLVTSGSDDMCAVCGDGDKLIICNECPRAFHAACLGLHSLPGDDWHCNYCIHKVGPGSKTSRESKPIILRLTRVVKAPEFETGGCVVCRSQDFSAVEFDDLTVILCDQCEKEYHVGCLRERGMCDLKELPKGKWFCCDDCDKIFSTLQLLTSSRAEVIPTSVSAAIFRKHAAVGPDNIALQWHILSGKSRQPEHLLLLSQAAAIFRECFDPIVAKSGRDLIPVMVYGRNIAGQEFSGMYCVVLIVNSVVISAALLRIFGREAAELPLVATSKNNQGKGFFLALFSCIEGFLYSMNVKHIVLPAAEEAEPMWTKKLGFTRTSQEQLLRYTRDLQLTIFKGTSLLEKEVKARRG, translated from the exons ATGGCTGAAGTTCTTGTTGATTCTAAAATGGAACATGTTGCATGCCAAGAGATGGACGTTTGCAATGATTTTGAGCTAGGAACATCTACTGGGAGGGATGAAAGGAACGTGTTTGTGAATATAACTATAACAGACTGTTCTGTTGCTGGTGAGACAAAACAAATATCAAATAACACTGAATTGTTGCAGTCTTCAGTAATGATTAATGATAGGGATGTTGCAGTTTTGGCCAAATCTAAACCTTGTTCTGAAACACAAGTGCAGGGAGCTATCGGCTGCACTGGTGTTCCGATTAGTAGTCTGCCGGAGCCATGTTATGAACATCAAAGTATTGAAGGGTCTGATTGCGTGAAAAGTCCAATTGAAGAAGCTTTGAATGGTGAAATACCGGTCCCTGATGAAGTATTGAATGACAGTGAAATGGAGCCCGGTGCTGAGAATCATGCGATTGGAGTACTGGACAGTGGCGACTTGGAGCACTGTTGTGTGACCGTTGAGGTGAAAGAAGCAGCTAATGACTCCATGTCAAATCATTGCCCCTGTGATAAAGCGGAAGAAACCTCCAATGATGATGTATATTCTGAGGTTTTGAATCCAAATCCCTCCCTGAAGCACTTGACTTCGAGTGTAACCTCAAGCAGCCAACCGCTTGATGTACTTGCTATTGATCCTGGTGGTTGTGGAGAGATGACATCTGCTTGTTCCCAAACTTCAAGTGATGATGGAAACTCTTGCAAGGAAAAGCATGCCCAGAATTACACATCGGAATCAGTTTCCACATCTTGTGTTGCGATTGAGATTCCCAAAAATACTGTCACAACTGTTATTAGAAAGCTCACATTCAAGTTTAGCAAACATAAGGAAGATTATGATAGTAAAATATCTTTTCCTGCCAACCCTCACAAGCGGTCATGGAATACTCATGAATCGATAAACGGGAATGAATACGCAGACACACCCGATCCATTGTCATGTGCCCCAAACAGGGAAATGAAGATGTCTAAAAAAATAATCCCAGAAAATTACCCAACAAATGTTAAAAAGCTTTTGTCTACTAAAATTCTGGAAGGAGCCAGGGTGAAGTATTTGTCCATATCCGGGAAG AAAGAGATTCCTGGTATAATTAAAGACTGTGGGTACTTATGTGGTTGTTGTCTTTGCAATTTTTCCAAA GTGGTTAGTgcctatgagtttgaacttcatgCTGGCACCAAGACTCGACACCCCAATAATCGGATTTATTTGGAGAATGGGAAGCCTATTTATAGCATAATTGAGGAGCTGAGAACCGCCTCTCTTACTTCACTAGACGATGTGCTAAAGGCGGTGGCTGGTTCTTCTGTCAATGTGGAGTACTTCCAGGTCTGGAAAG CAAATCTCCAATATGCAAATACAGTATCTTGTGGAGATTGTCCTTATCTGAGCGAGCCTTTTTACCAGAATGGCTTCATCAATAG TCGGTCAATTGAAGATGGGCCCTGTTCTGATTCAGGCAATTTCCATCATGAAGTTCCCGTCAATCAGCAAAGCTACACAGAGGCACCAGTGGAGCAGAAACGCCAGATTAAAAA ACCAAGAAACAATCAATCTTTCTCAGTTTGGGAAAAGAAGAAAGCCACCAGAGGTGGCTCTAAAAAAAG GGACAATGATTTACATAAATTACTTTTCATGCCTAATGGACTGCCTGATGGGACTGAGTTGGCTTATTATGCTAAAGGAAAG CGCATTCTCGGGGGCTACAAGCAGGGGAATGGTATCATCTGTAGTTGTTGCAACACAGAG CTCAGTCCTTCCCAGTTTGAGGCTCATGCTGGATGGTCTGCGAAACGTCAACC CTATCGTCATATTTACACATCCAGTGGCTTGACACTTCATGATATTGCCTTAATGTTGGCAAATGGCCAAAGCCTTGTCACCAGTGGCAGTGATGATATGTGTGCTGTATGTGGAGATGGTGACAAACTTATTATATGCAATGAATGTCCTCGAGCCTTTCACGCTG CTTGTTTGGGTTTGCATTCCCTTCCTGGCGATGACTGGCACTGTAATTACTGTATTCACAAAGTTGGCCCTGGTAGCAAAACTTCTAGGGAGTCGAAACCTATTATCCTCCGGCTAACAAGAGTCGTCAAAGCACCGGAATTCGAGACTGGTGGTTGTGTTGTCTGCAG GTCCCAGGACTTCAGTGCTGTTGAGTTTGATGATCTGACAGTCATCCTTTGTGATCAA TGCGAGAAGGAATACCATGTTGGTTGTCTCCGTGAGCGTGGAATGTGTGATCTGAAA GAACTACCAAAGGGTAAATGGTTTTGTTGTGATGATTGTGACAAGATCTTTAGCACCCTTCAGTTGCTGACTTCCAGCAGAGCTGAAGTAATACCAACATCGGTGTCTGCTGCAATATTTAGAAAGCATGCGGCTGTAGGCCCAGACAATATTGCATTGCAATGGCACATTTTGAGTGGAAAAAGTCGCCAACCTGAGCATTTGTTGCTGCTTTCCCAAGCTGCAGCTATCTTTCGT GAATGCTTTGATCCCATTGTTGCCAAATCTGGTCGTGATCTCATCCCTGTCATGGTCTACGG GAGGAATATAGCTGGCCAAGAATTTAGTGGAATGTATTGTGTGGTTTTAATTGTGAA TTCTGTTGTCATATCTGCTGCTCTTCTCAGAATATTTGGACGAGAAGCTGCGGAACTGCCTTTAGTGGCTACCAGTAAAAACAATCAAGGAAAG GGTTTTTTTCTGGCATTATTTTCGTGCATTGAAGGGTTTTTGTATTCAATGAATGTGAAACACATCGTACTCCCTGCTGCTGAGGAGGCTGAACCCATGTGGACGAAGAAGCTCGGCTTCACAAGGACGAGCCAAGAGCAA TTGCTCAGGTACACGAGGGACCTTCAGCTGACAATCTTCAAGGGGACATCGCTCCTAGAGAAGGAGGTGAAAGCGCGAAGGGGCTAA
- the LOC140817841 gene encoding soluble inorganic pyrophosphatase 4-like isoform X2, producing the protein MHEVEHSLSDPSEYLRLILFTSAAMAPPIEKSIKSDTQKLSRSPLNERILSSISRKAVAAHPWHDLEIGPGAPIVFNCVVEISKGSKVKYELDKNTGLIKVDRVLYSSVVYPHNYGFIPRTLCEDNDPMDVLVIMQEPVLPGCFLRAKAIGLMPMIDQGEKDDKIIAVCADDPEYRHYTDIKELPPHRLAEIRRFFEDYKKNENKDVAVDEFLPASNAYEAIQGSMDLYAEYIVENLRR; encoded by the exons atgcATGAAGTTGAGCACTCTCTCTCTGATCCATCCGAATATTTGAGGCTGATTCTGTTTACA TCTGCTGCTATGGCTCCACCTATTGAGAAGTCAATCAAATCTGATACTCAAAAATTATCACGTTCACCTCTTAATGAAAGAATTCTGTCTTCCATATCGAGGAAAGCTGTGGCTGCTCATCCTTGGCATGATCTTGAGATAG GACCTGGAGCACCAATTGTTTTCAATTGT GTGGTTGAGATAAGTAAGGGTAGTAAGGTGAAGTATGAACTCGACAAGAACACAGGTCTTATCAAG GTTGATCGTGTTCTTTACTCATCAGTTGTGTATCCCCATAACTATGGCTTTATCCCCCGCACTCTTTGTGAAGATAATGACCCGATGGATGTTTTGGTCATAATGCAG GAACCAGTTCTTCCAGGGTGCTTTCTCAGGGCAAAAGCAATAGGTCTTATGCCCATGATTGATCAG GGGGAGAAAGATGATAAGATAATTGCTGTCTGTGCTGATGATCCTGAATATCGGCATTACACAGACATCAAAGAACTTCCACCACATCGCTTAGCTGAGATCCGCCGTTTTTTTGAGGATT ACAAGAAGAACGAGAACAAGGATGTTGCAGTCGATGAATTTCTTCCAGCCTCAAATGCTTACGAAGCTATCCAGGGTTCCAT GGACTTATACGCAGAGTATATCGTGGAGAACCTACGACGGTAA
- the LOC140817841 gene encoding soluble inorganic pyrophosphatase 4-like isoform X1, with amino-acid sequence MHCYLRLSFTQLLSLSGFSICFSSINICIRLPALYSVLSSSFSFSAAQHPLVVLDMHEVEHSLSDPSEYLRLILFTSAAMAPPIEKSIKSDTQKLSRSPLNERILSSISRKAVAAHPWHDLEIGPGAPIVFNCVVEISKGSKVKYELDKNTGLIKVDRVLYSSVVYPHNYGFIPRTLCEDNDPMDVLVIMQEPVLPGCFLRAKAIGLMPMIDQGEKDDKIIAVCADDPEYRHYTDIKELPPHRLAEIRRFFEDYKKNENKDVAVDEFLPASNAYEAIQGSMDLYAEYIVENLRR; translated from the exons ATGCACTGCTATCTGCGACTCTCCTTTACTCAACTGCTTTCTCTCTCTGGGTTTTCCATCTGTTTTTCCTCCATAAACATCTGTATTCGCCTTCCTGCTTTATATTCTGTTCTCTCTTCAAGTTTCTCTTTCAGTGCTGCTCAGCATCCGCTGGTCGTTTTAG acatgcATGAAGTTGAGCACTCTCTCTCTGATCCATCCGAATATTTGAGGCTGATTCTGTTTACA TCTGCTGCTATGGCTCCACCTATTGAGAAGTCAATCAAATCTGATACTCAAAAATTATCACGTTCACCTCTTAATGAAAGAATTCTGTCTTCCATATCGAGGAAAGCTGTGGCTGCTCATCCTTGGCATGATCTTGAGATAG GACCTGGAGCACCAATTGTTTTCAATTGT GTGGTTGAGATAAGTAAGGGTAGTAAGGTGAAGTATGAACTCGACAAGAACACAGGTCTTATCAAG GTTGATCGTGTTCTTTACTCATCAGTTGTGTATCCCCATAACTATGGCTTTATCCCCCGCACTCTTTGTGAAGATAATGACCCGATGGATGTTTTGGTCATAATGCAG GAACCAGTTCTTCCAGGGTGCTTTCTCAGGGCAAAAGCAATAGGTCTTATGCCCATGATTGATCAG GGGGAGAAAGATGATAAGATAATTGCTGTCTGTGCTGATGATCCTGAATATCGGCATTACACAGACATCAAAGAACTTCCACCACATCGCTTAGCTGAGATCCGCCGTTTTTTTGAGGATT ACAAGAAGAACGAGAACAAGGATGTTGCAGTCGATGAATTTCTTCCAGCCTCAAATGCTTACGAAGCTATCCAGGGTTCCAT GGACTTATACGCAGAGTATATCGTGGAGAACCTACGACGGTAA